The following proteins are encoded in a genomic region of Longimicrobiales bacterium:
- a CDS encoding HAD hydrolase family protein, with amino-acid sequence MSVQANPIDAILAQKIRLVIFDVDGVLTDAGLYLGEASDGSTLELKRFDIQDGVGIKMLGWGGIEVAIVSGRVSEATALRARELGIDECHQEPDAHKLKVVEKLLERKGVNWDEVAMIGDDIPDLAVMRLVGLKAAVRNATAPIVAVADWQATRSGGHGAAREFCDALLEARGVLSEIIERYVKARSVT; translated from the coding sequence ATGAGCGTGCAGGCGAACCCGATTGATGCGATCCTAGCTCAAAAGATCCGACTCGTGATCTTCGACGTAGATGGAGTGCTGACCGATGCAGGTTTATACCTGGGTGAGGCTAGCGACGGCTCAACTCTGGAACTGAAGCGCTTCGACATTCAGGACGGTGTCGGTATCAAGATGCTCGGCTGGGGCGGCATTGAAGTCGCGATCGTTTCGGGCCGCGTGTCGGAAGCGACCGCGCTGCGAGCGCGGGAACTCGGCATCGACGAATGTCACCAAGAGCCGGACGCTCACAAACTCAAGGTGGTCGAGAAGCTCCTGGAGCGAAAAGGCGTCAACTGGGACGAGGTCGCCATGATCGGTGACGATATTCCGGACCTGGCCGTCATGCGCCTAGTCGGACTCAAGGCGGCTGTCAGAAATGCGACCGCGCCGATCGTCGCTGTCGCGGACTGGCAGGCGACGCGGTCAGGTGGGCACGGGGCAGCACGTGAATTTTGCGATGCTCTGCTCGAAGCAAGGGGTGTACTGAGCGAGATCATTGAACGGTACGTCAAAGCGCGATCTGTCACATGA
- the wecB gene encoding UDP-N-acetylglucosamine 2-epimerase (non-hydrolyzing), with translation MVVGTRPEAIKMAPVAAALRTFAPLVETRVALTGQHTTLVDQVLTAFDLEPQYDLGIMKEGQSLYDVLHGAMDGLRRVVQEFRPNVLLVQGDTATVFSAALVGFFENVRVGHVEAGLRSGDKRAPFPEEALRHMTDVIADYHFAPTARARELLLQENTPHDRISVTGNTVVDALRGVSAMNRPTSNATLREVLAEETRLILLTAHRRESFGEPLRELFGAVRALADEFEDVAIVYPVHPNPNVQGPAQDLLAGHPRIHLTPPLDYFDLVGALKAADLVLTDSGGIQEEAPTFGTHVLVLREVTERPEGIEAGVAELVGTNRDKILERARAVLGGERLALAENPYGDGRAGERIADIIVSDLTGQPRKTTDWNR, from the coding sequence GTGGTCGTCGGAACCCGCCCCGAGGCGATCAAGATGGCACCGGTAGCCGCGGCCCTCCGAACGTTTGCACCCTTGGTCGAGACCCGAGTAGCCCTCACAGGACAACACACGACGCTGGTCGACCAGGTGCTCACGGCGTTCGACCTCGAGCCGCAGTATGACCTGGGCATCATGAAGGAGGGGCAAAGCCTCTACGATGTCCTCCACGGCGCCATGGACGGCCTGCGGCGCGTGGTGCAGGAGTTCCGACCGAACGTGCTATTGGTGCAGGGAGACACGGCAACTGTGTTCAGCGCAGCTCTCGTGGGCTTCTTCGAAAATGTGCGAGTCGGGCACGTGGAAGCGGGCCTTCGGAGCGGGGACAAGCGCGCCCCGTTCCCTGAAGAGGCGCTCCGGCATATGACGGATGTGATCGCAGATTACCATTTCGCGCCAACTGCCCGGGCCCGGGAGCTTTTGCTCCAGGAGAACACGCCCCACGATCGCATTTCTGTGACTGGCAATACGGTTGTAGACGCGCTACGCGGTGTGTCGGCGATGAACCGACCGACCTCCAACGCGACACTGCGTGAGGTCTTGGCGGAGGAGACGCGGCTGATTCTCCTCACTGCGCATCGGCGTGAATCGTTTGGTGAGCCCCTCCGAGAGCTATTTGGAGCGGTTCGTGCCCTCGCGGACGAGTTCGAGGACGTTGCGATCGTCTACCCTGTGCATCCCAACCCGAACGTGCAGGGCCCGGCCCAGGATTTGCTCGCGGGACACCCCCGAATCCATCTGACTCCACCCCTGGACTACTTTGACCTCGTGGGTGCTCTTAAGGCAGCCGATTTGGTCCTGACCGACTCAGGGGGGATTCAAGAAGAGGCCCCCACCTTTGGCACACATGTGCTCGTCCTTCGGGAGGTGACCGAACGGCCAGAGGGAATCGAAGCGGGGGTCGCGGAGCTGGTGGGCACGAATCGAGACAAAATTTTGGAGCGCGCCCGGGCCGTCCTCGGTGGAGAAAGGCTAGCGCTGGCAGAGAACCCCTACGGCGATGGTCGGGCAGGGGAGCGAATCGCAGACATCATTGTTTCAGACCTGACGGGTCAACCCAGAAAGACCACCGACTGGAACCGGTAG
- a CDS encoding glycosyltransferase family 2 protein produces MNEHADETSLRRDFTVVVPAFNETPVIPDLVRELRATFERHGLEGEVILVDDGSTDGTADLAEAEALDWPEFHVLRHPTNLGKTEALVTAAEAASGRYIVLFDADLQHTPDEIPRFLEKLDEGWDIITGRKTGKYGKRGVSTIYNRLSRRIFDVPVSDLNSMKAFRAEVLDGILLRHDWHRFFVVLAHARGASVSEIDIELHPRRAGVAKYQGSFRILVGLLDLVAVWFLLLFSRKPLLLFGGSGIALAAAGLFVTAVTMYLRFLHPMLGFDAYIPPMGYRPLLYLVMLLETLGFLLFGFGLVSEQIAQLRDELEAARKKVL; encoded by the coding sequence ATGAACGAGCACGCTGACGAGACATCGCTACGCCGGGACTTTACCGTCGTGGTACCCGCCTTCAACGAGACTCCGGTGATCCCTGACCTGGTCCGAGAGCTTCGGGCTACCTTCGAGCGTCATGGGCTCGAAGGCGAGGTCATCCTCGTGGACGACGGGTCTACGGACGGCACAGCTGACCTGGCCGAGGCCGAGGCGTTGGACTGGCCTGAATTCCATGTTCTCAGGCACCCGACGAATCTGGGGAAGACCGAAGCATTGGTCACGGCGGCAGAGGCGGCATCCGGTCGGTACATCGTACTCTTCGACGCGGACCTCCAGCACACTCCCGATGAGATCCCTCGCTTTCTCGAGAAGCTCGATGAGGGCTGGGACATCATAACCGGACGGAAGACCGGAAAGTACGGCAAGCGTGGCGTGTCCACGATCTACAACCGTCTATCTCGGCGCATCTTCGATGTACCGGTCTCGGACCTGAATTCCATGAAGGCATTCCGGGCCGAGGTGCTCGACGGAATTCTCCTGAGACACGACTGGCATCGGTTTTTTGTCGTGCTTGCCCACGCTCGCGGCGCATCCGTCTCAGAAATCGACATCGAACTGCACCCCCGTCGGGCCGGTGTGGCGAAGTATCAGGGCTCCTTCCGCATCCTCGTCGGACTGCTCGACCTCGTGGCCGTGTGGTTTCTGCTGCTCTTCTCCCGAAAGCCCCTGCTGTTGTTCGGAGGGTCGGGCATCGCACTGGCCGCGGCGGGGCTATTCGTCACCGCGGTAACCATGTATCTCAGATTCCTCCACCCGATGCTCGGGTTCGACGCATACATCCCACCCATGGGGTATCGACCACTGCTGTACCTGGTCATGCTCCTCGAGACCCTCGGCTTCCTCCTTTTCGGCTTCGGCCTTGTGTCCGAGCAGATCGCGCAACTGCGTGACGAGCTCGAAGCGGCACGAAAGAAGGTCCTCTGA
- the lptC gene encoding LPS export ABC transporter periplasmic protein LptC: MMTRRISAPSAVRGLTVLVLAGALSACDRDLETPVADAELQAMEADYVVFGMLSYVTDNGVRSGRMEADTAFVYEETSTALLRQMALVFYDEYGAERATVSGTDGEWNQATNRMVARGGVVLLIHSDSSRIESAEIYYDQAIDKVWSDLTTVRTMKDGSVFSGTAFESDMTFQNLAIRGMRGGLPRNR; this comes from the coding sequence ATGATGACGCGACGAATATCCGCCCCCTCGGCCGTACGCGGTCTTACCGTACTCGTTCTGGCAGGTGCACTCAGTGCCTGTGACCGAGACCTCGAGACGCCAGTGGCCGACGCAGAGTTACAGGCGATGGAGGCGGACTATGTGGTGTTTGGCATGCTCAGCTACGTAACCGACAACGGTGTACGTTCGGGTAGGATGGAAGCAGACACCGCCTTTGTGTACGAAGAGACATCAACCGCTCTATTGCGGCAGATGGCCCTCGTCTTCTATGACGAGTATGGAGCCGAACGTGCTACTGTCAGCGGGACCGATGGCGAGTGGAACCAGGCGACGAATCGCATGGTCGCCCGTGGTGGCGTCGTCCTGCTGATTCATTCCGACTCCAGTCGGATCGAGAGCGCCGAGATCTATTACGATCAGGCCATCGACAAAGTTTGGAGCGACTTGACGACGGTCCGGACAATGAAGGACGGATCGGTTTTCAGCGGCACGGCCTTTGAATCGGACATGACGTTTCAGAATCTGGCGATCCGCGGAATGCGTGGCGGGCTCCCGCGGAACCGGTAA
- the kdsA gene encoding 3-deoxy-8-phosphooctulonate synthase encodes MFDRFLLIAGPCTLEDDGLNLEVARELVALAASTGLDIVFKGSFDKANRSTFEAPRGPGLTNGLTRLERVRAETGLAVLTDIHEPYQAEPAGEVMDVLQIPAFLCRQTDLLVAAGRTGKAVNIKKGQWMAPEEMTAAAHKVRQSGAFDIAITERGTIHGYGDLVVDMRSFARLRAATGAPAIFDGTHSVQRPGAADGASGGDPTHIPALVRAAVAAGCDGLFLETHPDPARAPSDGTNMLPLTELPSLIEDVLRIRAALSLPAVSTGGAQS; translated from the coding sequence ATGTTCGACCGATTCCTACTCATCGCGGGGCCATGCACCCTCGAAGACGACGGACTCAACCTCGAAGTCGCGAGAGAACTTGTCGCTTTGGCCGCGAGCACGGGACTCGACATCGTTTTCAAAGGCTCTTTCGATAAGGCAAACCGGTCGACATTCGAGGCCCCGCGCGGACCAGGCCTTACCAACGGGCTGACTCGACTTGAGCGGGTACGAGCAGAGACTGGACTGGCCGTACTGACCGACATCCATGAACCCTATCAGGCGGAGCCCGCAGGTGAAGTGATGGACGTCCTGCAAATTCCGGCATTTCTCTGTCGACAGACAGATCTGTTGGTGGCTGCCGGGCGAACCGGAAAGGCGGTCAACATCAAGAAGGGTCAATGGATGGCACCAGAGGAAATGACAGCGGCCGCGCACAAGGTGCGCCAATCCGGTGCATTTGACATCGCAATCACCGAACGCGGGACGATTCACGGGTACGGGGATCTCGTCGTGGATATGCGCTCTTTCGCTCGCCTCAGGGCTGCGACAGGCGCGCCTGCCATCTTCGACGGCACGCACTCCGTTCAGCGTCCAGGAGCTGCTGATGGGGCCAGTGGGGGTGATCCGACCCATATCCCCGCGCTTGTCCGCGCCGCCGTTGCTGCTGGATGCGACGGACTCTTTCTCGAAACCCATCCCGATCCTGCCAGGGCGCCCTCGGACGGCACGAATATGCTACCGCTCACGGAGTTGCCTAGCCTAATCGAGGACGTCCTTCGCATTCGTGCTGCTCTGAGCCTTCCGGCGGTATCAACTGGAGGTGCACAGTCATGA
- a CDS encoding CTP synthase codes for MTDTMTDTQNRPTKYIFVTGGVVSSLGKGIAAASIGRLLKERGLRVTLQKFDPYINVDPGTLSPYQHGEVFVTDDGAETDLDLGHYERFIDESLSQDNNITTGRIYQNVINKERRGDYLGSTVQVIPHITDEIKASISRLSDEHDVVITEIGGTVGDIESLPFLEAIRQFRADVGRENAIFVHLTLVPYLAAAGELKTKPTQHSVRELMEIGIQPHILICRAEQPLSKEIKRKIALFTNVEIDAVLESPDLSTIYEVPLALKRQRADDVILERLGLSPMPQPNLDSWTDMVRRVQHPASGEARIAVVGKYTELVDAYKSVQEALIHGGIAHDVKVTIEWLLSETFEDGEGLERLADFDGILIPGGFGPRGVEGMLQAILYAREQRVPFLGICLGLQCAVIEFARNVCGVLEANSSEFAMDGPDSVIALLDSQLQVTTKGGTMRLGAYPCALTEGSRARDIYGTEEISERHRHRFEVNNHYRDLLAEKGMTFSGTSPDGGLVEMIEITDHPWFVAGQFHPELKSRPTRPHPLFASFIDAASRHARRDSTAPVDQPVGA; via the coding sequence ATGACGGACACCATGACCGACACGCAGAACAGGCCAACCAAATACATCTTCGTCACAGGTGGCGTGGTATCCTCACTGGGCAAAGGGATCGCAGCCGCCTCGATCGGGCGCCTGCTCAAGGAACGGGGTCTGAGGGTGACCCTCCAGAAGTTTGATCCGTACATCAACGTCGACCCGGGCACGTTGTCGCCGTACCAGCACGGAGAGGTCTTCGTGACGGACGATGGCGCCGAGACGGACCTGGACCTCGGGCACTACGAGCGCTTTATCGACGAGTCGCTCTCGCAGGACAACAACATCACCACGGGCCGGATCTACCAGAACGTTATCAACAAGGAACGTCGGGGAGACTACCTAGGATCGACGGTTCAGGTAATTCCGCACATCACAGATGAGATCAAGGCTTCGATCAGCCGTCTGTCGGATGAACACGACGTTGTCATCACGGAGATCGGTGGAACGGTTGGTGACATCGAATCGCTCCCGTTTCTCGAAGCAATTCGGCAGTTCCGAGCCGACGTCGGCCGCGAGAATGCGATCTTCGTACATCTGACTCTCGTGCCCTACCTCGCCGCGGCCGGTGAGTTGAAGACCAAGCCGACCCAGCACTCAGTCCGTGAGTTAATGGAGATCGGAATTCAGCCACACATCCTGATCTGTCGTGCTGAACAGCCTCTCTCCAAAGAGATCAAACGAAAGATCGCCCTCTTCACCAACGTAGAAATTGATGCGGTGCTCGAGTCACCCGACCTTTCAACGATTTATGAGGTCCCACTGGCCCTGAAGCGCCAGAGAGCCGACGACGTGATCCTCGAGCGCCTCGGCCTCTCTCCCATGCCACAGCCCAATCTCGACAGCTGGACGGACATGGTGCGCCGGGTGCAGCACCCGGCCTCCGGGGAGGCACGCATCGCCGTGGTCGGGAAGTACACGGAGCTCGTCGACGCATATAAGTCGGTGCAGGAGGCTCTCATTCACGGCGGCATCGCTCACGATGTGAAAGTCACGATCGAGTGGCTCCTGTCCGAGACCTTCGAGGACGGAGAAGGACTGGAGCGTCTGGCCGACTTTGACGGCATCCTGATCCCAGGTGGCTTCGGCCCCCGCGGAGTCGAAGGCATGCTTCAGGCGATCTTGTATGCCAGAGAGCAGCGAGTGCCGTTCCTTGGAATCTGCCTCGGCCTCCAGTGCGCGGTCATCGAGTTCGCCAGAAACGTGTGCGGAGTTCTGGAAGCGAATTCCTCTGAATTCGCAATGGATGGACCCGACTCGGTGATCGCTCTATTGGACTCACAACTTCAGGTGACGACCAAGGGAGGCACGATGCGCCTGGGCGCGTACCCGTGCGCACTCACCGAAGGCAGCCGGGCCCGCGACATCTACGGAACGGAGGAGATTTCCGAGCGCCACCGTCATCGGTTTGAGGTTAATAACCACTACCGCGACCTACTGGCGGAAAAAGGCATGACCTTCAGTGGTACATCACCAGATGGAGGCCTCGTAGAGATGATCGAGATCACCGATCATCCTTGGTTTGTAGCGGGTCAGTTCCATCCGGAGCTGAAGAGTCGGCCCACGCGTCCACATCCTCTCTTCGCTTCGTTCATCGACGCGGCATCACGGCATGCCCGCCGAGACAGCACTGCACCGGTCGATCAACCGGTGGGCGCTTAG
- a CDS encoding KpsF/GutQ family sugar-phosphate isomerase yields the protein MTSSAEIDVSRMVEEGRRVLKLEAAAVAALSDRLDTDFADACRLIARAGGRVITCGIGKSGHIARKLAGTLTSTGSPAIFLHPVEALHGDLGVVTRDDVALVVSKSGRAGEMDGLLGYFSRLGVPIVALVGAAESPLAAQATVALDCSVEEEACPMDLAPTSSSTAALAMGDALAIAVLQLNGFKPDDFAALHPGGALGQKLSVRVTDVMVSDTYPSLSDSSVMRDTIGPLAEMRGTVPIVDETGAVCGVVTAGDLTRLMERSADFLTCPVRDVMTHGPKTANPNELGSAAVSRMEAHGIMALPVVGGDGRLEGMIHLHDLMKAGAV from the coding sequence ATGACGAGCTCGGCCGAGATCGACGTCAGCCGCATGGTAGAAGAGGGTCGACGGGTACTGAAGCTGGAAGCCGCAGCGGTGGCTGCCTTGTCAGATCGACTCGACACAGACTTCGCCGACGCTTGTCGACTGATCGCAAGGGCAGGTGGACGTGTGATCACATGTGGCATCGGCAAAAGCGGTCACATCGCCCGGAAGTTGGCGGGGACGCTCACGTCGACTGGGTCGCCGGCGATTTTTCTTCACCCGGTCGAGGCCCTCCATGGCGACCTCGGCGTCGTAACTCGTGACGATGTGGCGCTCGTTGTATCGAAATCCGGCCGGGCAGGCGAAATGGATGGACTCCTCGGCTATTTCAGTCGACTCGGCGTGCCGATTGTCGCACTTGTCGGGGCAGCCGAGAGCCCACTCGCCGCGCAGGCAACCGTGGCCCTCGACTGTTCGGTAGAGGAGGAAGCCTGCCCAATGGACCTCGCACCGACCTCGTCCAGTACGGCCGCTCTCGCGATGGGCGATGCGCTGGCGATTGCCGTCCTGCAACTCAACGGCTTTAAGCCCGACGACTTCGCTGCGCTTCACCCCGGAGGCGCGCTGGGGCAGAAACTGTCCGTCCGGGTTACCGACGTGATGGTCTCCGATACCTACCCCTCACTCAGCGACTCATCGGTGATGCGAGATACGATCGGCCCCCTGGCCGAGATGCGCGGCACAGTGCCGATTGTCGATGAGACCGGAGCCGTATGCGGCGTAGTGACAGCCGGTGATCTGACTCGACTCATGGAGCGGAGTGCAGATTTTTTAACTTGCCCCGTACGAGACGTCATGACCCACGGGCCGAAGACGGCAAATCCAAATGAACTCGGGTCGGCTGCAGTGAGTAGGATGGAGGCGCACGGAATCATGGCTCTTCCAGTGGTGGGGGGTGACGGGAGGTTGGAGGGCATGATCCATCTGCATGACCTGATGAAAGCTGGAGCAGTGTGA
- the rpoN gene encoding RNA polymerase factor sigma-54, with translation MSGFNAKLYQGTQLRQEMRINPRLYQAMELLYMPLLDLEAHLKDQLAENPLLEMVEADESQEVELKEDTPDEPMSDDSVDWEEILLDGFDVGGRRQEYEHREFFEPTPVDAQDLHDHLHGQLRLLSLSERGLRLGEELIGNIDDAGMLACTPAEAVVGVNEWLEDFRATALSPAWQISNEVARSDELAEIEARFRPYEVVEAERLLLVIQTLDPPGVGARDVRESILIQLRLRGEEDSLAYQIVEDHFDALINRHFAEVAKTLDVTHLDVQDAADSISNLDPKPGLKYSVDPDQCVIPDLIVEKIDGEYMIFANDTSLPRLRISQSYRDVAKDHRQFTGANKEFISSKLNAATWMIQAIEQRRQTMLKVMTFIVDRQREFFERGVQYLKPLTLREVADHIEMHESTVSRVTNKKFVQTPSGVYSLKYFFSSGLTTASGEDISARGVRDKIKHMIANEDSKKPLTDQAIVELLKHEGVKIARRTVAKYRDQLSILPARMRKRI, from the coding sequence ATGAGCGGTTTCAACGCGAAGCTCTATCAGGGCACCCAACTCCGGCAAGAGATGCGGATTAACCCACGCCTTTATCAGGCGATGGAGTTGCTCTACATGCCCCTACTGGACCTGGAAGCACATCTGAAGGATCAGCTCGCGGAAAACCCACTTCTAGAGATGGTCGAGGCAGACGAAAGTCAGGAAGTCGAACTCAAGGAAGACACGCCCGACGAACCGATGAGCGACGATTCTGTCGACTGGGAAGAGATTCTCCTCGACGGATTCGATGTTGGCGGGCGACGCCAAGAGTATGAGCACCGCGAGTTCTTCGAGCCCACGCCAGTGGACGCGCAGGACCTGCACGACCATCTGCACGGTCAACTCCGGCTGCTCTCGCTGTCGGAGCGGGGCCTCAGGCTGGGGGAAGAGTTGATCGGTAACATCGATGACGCGGGGATGCTCGCTTGCACTCCCGCGGAAGCCGTCGTCGGCGTGAACGAGTGGCTGGAGGATTTTCGTGCCACCGCTCTCTCGCCCGCTTGGCAGATTTCGAATGAGGTCGCGAGATCGGACGAACTGGCTGAAATCGAGGCGAGATTCCGACCCTACGAAGTCGTCGAGGCCGAGCGGCTTCTCCTAGTCATTCAGACTCTTGACCCACCGGGGGTGGGCGCCAGGGATGTTCGTGAGTCAATTCTGATTCAACTGCGCCTGCGCGGCGAAGAGGATTCCCTCGCTTATCAGATCGTAGAGGACCATTTCGACGCCCTGATCAACCGCCACTTCGCAGAAGTCGCGAAAACGCTGGACGTCACCCACCTCGACGTCCAGGACGCAGCCGATTCGATCAGCAACCTCGATCCGAAACCCGGGCTCAAGTACTCGGTCGACCCGGACCAATGTGTGATACCTGATCTGATCGTTGAAAAGATCGATGGGGAGTATATGATTTTCGCCAACGACACGAGCCTGCCACGTCTTCGGATCTCACAGTCGTACCGGGACGTCGCAAAGGACCACCGCCAGTTCACAGGCGCGAACAAGGAGTTCATCTCGAGCAAGCTGAATGCGGCTACATGGATGATTCAGGCGATCGAACAACGACGACAAACCATGCTCAAGGTGATGACTTTCATCGTCGATCGGCAGCGCGAGTTCTTCGAGCGAGGGGTCCAGTACCTCAAGCCGCTGACATTGCGAGAAGTCGCGGACCACATCGAGATGCACGAATCGACCGTCTCAAGGGTCACCAACAAGAAGTTCGTTCAGACCCCGAGCGGCGTGTATTCACTGAAGTACTTCTTTTCGAGTGGTCTGACGACCGCGAGCGGTGAAGACATCTCAGCGCGTGGCGTCCGGGACAAGATTAAACACATGATCGCCAACGAGGACTCAAAGAAACCGCTCACCGACCAGGCGATCGTGGAATTGCTCAAGCACGAGGGCGTTAAGATCGCTCGGCGCACCGTCGCCAAGTACCGCGATCAGCTCAGTATCCTGCCGGCTCGCATGCGGAAGCGCATCTGA
- the lptB gene encoding LPS export ABC transporter ATP-binding protein, whose product MHEENAPATTDSHVDSTPVAGVEQHAGSSRVWAKGLTKSYRNRKVVDDVSIEVNQGEIVGLLGPNGAGKTTTFYMMVGLIPPQAGSVHLDDEDLTRTPMFKRARKGLGYLAQEPSIFRKLNVEDNVLAILETLGLPKAEQNARLDELLGELGLSNLRKSKAYALSGGERRRLEITRALVQRPKFMLLDEPFAGIDPIAVHDIQEIVRGLKDRQIGVVISDHNVEQTLEIVDRAYIMYEGRIRVSGTVSELVWNDEVAEIYLGPALTARMRGRFPRSGGEQR is encoded by the coding sequence ATGCACGAAGAAAACGCACCAGCGACTACGGACAGTCACGTCGACTCGACCCCGGTCGCCGGGGTGGAGCAACACGCCGGCTCCAGCCGGGTCTGGGCAAAGGGACTGACCAAGAGCTATCGCAATCGCAAGGTGGTGGACGACGTCTCAATCGAAGTGAATCAGGGTGAGATCGTCGGATTGCTCGGGCCCAACGGGGCGGGGAAGACAACGACCTTCTACATGATGGTCGGCCTGATTCCCCCACAGGCAGGGAGCGTGCACCTCGATGATGAGGACCTCACACGGACTCCCATGTTCAAGCGGGCCCGAAAAGGGCTCGGGTACCTGGCGCAGGAGCCCTCGATTTTCCGTAAGCTGAACGTCGAAGACAACGTGCTCGCGATTCTCGAAACACTTGGACTACCCAAGGCTGAGCAAAACGCGCGTCTCGATGAGCTACTTGGCGAACTCGGACTTTCCAATCTCAGGAAGAGCAAGGCGTACGCGCTCTCAGGAGGGGAGCGCCGCCGACTCGAGATTACCCGTGCGCTCGTCCAGCGGCCGAAGTTTATGCTGCTCGATGAACCCTTCGCGGGTATCGACCCAATCGCCGTGCATGACATCCAGGAAATCGTACGAGGCTTGAAGGATCGCCAAATCGGCGTCGTCATCTCAGACCACAACGTTGAACAAACATTGGAGATCGTGGACCGCGCATACATCATGTATGAAGGTCGAATTCGCGTGAGCGGTACAGTGAGCGAACTCGTGTGGAATGACGAGGTCGCAGAGATTTATCTTGGCCCCGCGCTGACCGCACGGATGAGAGGACGTTTCCCGCGTTCAGGAGGAGAACAGAGATAG